Below is a window of Salvelinus sp. IW2-2015 linkage group LG35, ASM291031v2, whole genome shotgun sequence DNA.
TATGATCCATTTAATTGGAGCAGAAAATGAGATAAATAACTGATAGCTATTTATGAAATATGAGTTATCAATTAGCATTATGTAACAGGAATGTCCAGGTGAACAAAAACGAGAGCAGTCGTTGATGAAGTCAAATCGAAATCAATCCGGTTTAATACAACAATTCAGAGAAACACCTACAGAACAGAAGCATTGAAAATGTCTAACGGTCCTTATATATTAATCACACAGCACCGAAtcttctgtaaacaccagccgaAGGCTTGAAGGAAGTCAcatcagctgctacagaatcacagTGTCACAGATACATTATCAGTGTGTCCTTAAATCCAGTCTTGCGTCAGACCTTAACCATAACATTCAACACTAGCAGACATTTGATACTGGCAGTTAAACAGGTAAAAAATAATATCATAGATAGTTAGCTACAATAGATCAGTTTATACTAACAGGCACAAAGCGACTTAATTAAATATAGATAGATACGTTACCCAAGGGGATGTATCTGTCTTTGTCTTCCCACACAATTATGTGTATTACATATCAACAGTAAATCAAATACAGGGAAATAATTAGCCAAATCAATTCCCATTACAGCATATGTGTTATTCTGTGCCACGTTCTGGATGTCTGGAAAATGTATGATATTAAAATGATCATACATTTTGATATTTTATGATATTCAAGTTTCTGGTTGAAATAAGAAGCACACATTTCAGATGGTAGCCCATGCACATTTAATAGTTCACCTGGAACATAGCATACTAATTATTTAAACCTGTCAATACATATACAAtgaaatagacaagtatttatTTTCTTTGCAAGCAAATTGACATCAAACTCAGAAGTATGACTATAGTTTTGGTATGAAAGCCATGAAGTAACAAACACTTTGAAAAGTAAGACAACAACATCACAACAGTGTTAAAAACAGATATGATGTATTACTGGAGAAGGCATTTTACTTTCAAGACAAAAAATGCTAAGTTTTGTTTTCAAGATACAGGACAGCAGCTCAAATGTGTGTCCTGTGTCATACTAATGAGCAGGGACTCCTGCTGCTCAGCAATCTGTTGCGCAATGTTCATGTGGACTTCTAACAATGTTCTGTAAGTTCAAGCTAGTACAGTCATATCATGTTGATCCTAGAGCCGGGTTCTTGTGGGTATATACTAGACCCCATCTCTTCTTACTGGTGGAAGTGAGAATATGCYTCTCAATCCTGTCTGATGCCCTTTCCCTGAAGGCCCTGCCATGTTTTCTACCTGTTGTGAATGTGCCTTCCTAGTGAGTCCATTTGAAGCACTTGCAGCAGGGattgcaagtaggcctacaatttTTCCTCAACTAGGCTCCTTTGAAGTCTAGTTAATACACTTGTGATAAAGCATTTTCTATAGGATACTTGTATAGTCTCTCACCACTGTGTGTGAAACCTCATAATCACTGTCAGATGAGCCAGATCACAGTTCTATCCTGTGTAATCAAACTGTTGAAATTTTGTTGTACATGCTGAATTCtgacattttatacattttgtacatTCTCATTATGCCTTGCCAAATTTCCACTGTGCAAAGGCTTTGCCACAGTCACGAAAGAGATGTATTTCTCTCTTGTGTGGATTCTCAAGTTGGGTGGATGTCAGTGCTGAGATATTTCTCACACAGCAATTAGCCTATAAGATTTATTTCCTGTGTGTCTTCATGTGCATTTTAAGATTTCCATTCTGAGCAAACCCTTTGCCACAATAATCACAACAATATGGTTTCTCCCCTGTATGAATCCTCCTGTGAGCACTCAGATTAGCAGTATTGCTGAAACATTTGCTACAATCATGGCAGCTGtacggtttctcccctgtgtgaactCTCATGTGTCCTGTATAATTTGATCTGGTGCTGAAACTTTtgccacacacagaacagagataTGGCTTCTCCCCAGTATGTCTCCTCCTGTGCAAAACCAGATGTCCACTTTGAGTGAATCCTTGGCCACATTCCTGGCAGCAATATGGTTTCTCGCCGGTGTGAGTCCTTTTGTGTCCGATCAAATTGGCGGCATCACTGAAACACCTGCCACAATCATCGCAGCGATATGGTTTCTCTCCCGTGTGAACCCTCATGTGCTTTTTCAGCCTAAGCTTCGTGGTGAACGTTTTACCACAAACATGACAAAACTCAGGCTCAGCTACGATGTGAGTTTGAAGGTGATCTTTCATACTCTCTTTAGAATCTAGGTGCTTTCCACAMACACCACAGACACGTTCTTTATCCTCTATATGTGCATGACTTTGCACATGATTAAAAAAGGGGCGCTTGTACCGAAAAGACCTCCCACAAACCTTACAAGAACATGGAGTACATTTCATGCCATTTGCACTGCTataagtttgttttcttttttgttttcttgtggtCTTTGGTTtgtgtgactttaaaacagactGCGCTCCTTTGTTTTCCATCCCATTGACATGTTCACTATTTTTACTCTGAGCTGAAGAACAGGTTGGTTCTGATATTCTGTAGTCCTCTCCATCAGGTTCTGTTTTGATCTGTCCAGTTACAACGTTTGGTTGAGAATCTCTCTCCCTATTTTCCTCACTTTGGATTTGCAAGGACTGAGTTGGGTCCTGATCATAATCACTTACACAGAAAGGATCAAATATGAACTCTCTggtgtcagactccagccactgaAGTTGCTTTTTGAGTTCCTCCTGCTCCTTTTTTATCCGTATGGGCTCGCTGTCCTCCTGTCCAAGACTAGGGCTCCAATCCTGCACACAGGGCTGCTGCTCAGGGTGAATCTCCTCTTCCAACACAGTGAGCTGCTGGAGGTCTGGAGGGAGAGAAGTCTACTAACGTTACAACGTTACATTATTTATCAAAATTGATAAAAGGTCAAAAATACAGTTCTGGTAAATTTAACAGCTGCATAATGGAGTAACATACTCTTATGTTACATACTCGCTTCTGGATATACAAATCCATAAAATATTGACTGAATTATAGGACATcaacaaaaaatctaaaacgGGCCAAAAACAATTAGGCTATGTGGCAACAGGGAAATAATGGCTGTAACGGGAGGAATACTGAGGGCGAGCATGCGCGTTGCTTCTTCAAGAATGTCTCGACATAACGCTACTTTTGTCGACACTGGCTCTCAAAATAAAATAACTAACATTATCAATTTGTATGAAATGTAGGTTGAAGAATAAATGTCACAAACCTGCTCTTTGTAACTTTATCTCAGGTTTAATAACGAGGTCAAGAATCTTCTGTAGACGGTCGTTCTCCTTTTTCGAACGGGAAACCTCTTCCTGGTACTCAGCTATCGTTTTTTCAACTGCTCCAAATATCTCCTCAGCAGCCACAGTTAGCCGCTGGTTGAGAAACACTCTCAACAACtgtattttagacatttttacagaatgctagtgctagctagctaacaatcMGTGACAACGCTATTATTTGACAACTTCGTTCATCTATGATAGATGTTCATGGATCTGCTGTGCCAAAAGCCTGCGTAGCGTGTGCACCACGGCTTAACGCATTCTGCAATGTCGCTACCTACAGGAGTGGAGTGGACACCGTCAGTTTGGATTTCTATGAACATTCTCMATTTCATAAACGATACGGAACATTCCTTTCGCTCCTTATGTGTACCACTAAggggtgggaccaagtcactattgTTCGAGTCACAAACAAGTCTCAAGTCACATGGTCCGAATCTCAATATTTGTTAATACCACACAAACTACcgaaattacaggctaagaatggacagagagataggcccTTGTGTTCATTTTATCacatttctccaatgccaaatcagagTGTCTTGTTCGCAACGAAACTGTCCCtatttgcaaataattaaatatgagacgtcattaggaatctgagcgtggtactttcaaaagtcaggcctacctttccacccttAGAACGAGTAGGCCAACCGACGCAGACAAATGTAAGCTTTAAcggctggctactcttcttccatGGCTTAACCCAATGTAAACATCTTCTactgtacagaaagtgaatagcttaatcaattcatagtgacagaattagattacttcccaatcAGTCTCCTAGGCTATAGAAGGTTTTATCTCAGCCTCAATGTCAAAGAAACTAAACAATGATATCGCATGTGCATCGGAATCACGTCTTTCcagggtattttacagcttgtttct
It encodes the following:
- the LOC111958859 gene encoding zinc finger protein 391 — encoded protein: MSKIQLLRVFLNQRLTVAAEEIFGAVEKTIAEYQEEVSRSKKENDRLQKILDLVIKPEIKLQRADLQQLTVLEEEIHPEQQPCVQDWSPSLGQEDSEPIRIKKEQEELKKQLQWLESDTREFIFDPFCVSDYDQDPTQSLQIQSEENRERDSQPNVVTGQIKTEPDGEDYRISEPTCSSAQSKNSEHVNGMENKGAQSVLKSHKPKTTRKQKRKQTYSSANGMKCTPCSCKVCGRSFRYKRPFFNHVQSHAHIEDKERVCGVCGKHLDSKESMKDHLQTHIVAEPEFCHVCGKTFTTKLRLKKHMRVHTGEKPYRCDDCGRCFSDAANLIGHKRTHTGEKPYCCQECGQGFTQSGHLVLHRRRHTGEKPYLCSVCGKSFSTRSNYTGHMRVHTGEKPYSCHDCSKCFSNTANLSAHRRIHTGEKPYCCDYCGKGFAQNGNLKMHMKTHRK